Proteins encoded by one window of Clostridium perfringens:
- a CDS encoding YeeE/YedE family protein: MKKYTEYIIGFILLAAIIIIGKINLGSSMLFFRLLAGLGLGYALTRSFFGFAGGVNRSYKTGSTKLMRMLMILFVGTAIVSVCFFIGQDPTEYDLWVNPINLGLILGGLLFGFGMAFSSCCASGVLTDVVTGLPRAFITLIFFGMGVYLGFPVQNSASWVKDTMISTGTFENGVFLPDLFKWDGLEGYLGAIIVTIILACLTIWVAKLYEEKRKANNTYTGVDTEILQEKKHEEKGEFKLFSEATYEKLFVRPWTLATGALVIGGIFILLMGVTKAGWGASTPYGFWFGRALVAVGVSPESVATFAGKPVEMFTAPFFSNGMNVQNFGIILGTLVALLLAGSFKKTFKAGLQISFKEALLYIVGGFAMGFGTRLSNGCNVGALYTPIANLSLSGWIFLVFLVAGGVLGNIVYKKIMGNKCCKVEVNNK; the protein is encoded by the coding sequence TTGAAGAAATATACGGAATATATTATTGGATTCATATTACTAGCAGCAATAATAATAATAGGTAAAATTAATCTTGGTAGTTCAATGCTATTTTTTAGATTACTTGCAGGTTTAGGATTAGGATATGCCCTTACAAGATCATTCTTTGGATTTGCTGGTGGAGTAAACAGAAGTTATAAGACAGGATCTACAAAATTAATGAGAATGTTAATGATATTATTCGTAGGAACAGCAATAGTAAGTGTTTGTTTCTTTATAGGACAAGACCCTACAGAGTATGACTTATGGGTTAATCCAATTAACTTAGGACTTATATTAGGTGGATTATTGTTCGGATTTGGTATGGCATTCTCTAGTTGTTGTGCATCAGGGGTTCTTACTGACGTAGTAACAGGATTACCACGTGCTTTCATAACATTAATATTCTTTGGAATGGGAGTATATTTAGGATTCCCAGTTCAAAACTCAGCATCTTGGGTAAAAGATACAATGATATCTACAGGAACATTTGAAAATGGTGTATTCTTACCAGACTTATTTAAATGGGATGGTTTAGAAGGATATTTAGGAGCAATAATAGTAACTATTATCTTAGCTTGCTTAACAATTTGGGTAGCAAAGTTATATGAAGAAAAGAGAAAAGCAAATAATACTTATACTGGAGTTGACACAGAAATTCTTCAAGAAAAGAAACATGAAGAAAAAGGTGAATTTAAATTATTTAGTGAAGCTACATATGAAAAGTTATTTGTAAGACCATGGACACTTGCTACTGGAGCTTTAGTAATAGGTGGTATATTCATACTATTAATGGGAGTAACTAAAGCCGGATGGGGAGCATCAACACCTTATGGATTCTGGTTTGGTAGAGCACTTGTAGCTGTTGGAGTTTCACCAGAGAGTGTAGCAACTTTTGCAGGAAAACCAGTAGAAATGTTTACAGCTCCATTTTTCTCAAATGGAATGAATGTACAAAACTTTGGTATAATATTAGGAACATTAGTTGCATTACTTTTAGCTGGAAGTTTCAAGAAAACTTTCAAAGCTGGTTTACAAATAAGCTTTAAAGAAGCTTTATTATACATAGTTGGTGGTTTTGCCATGGGATTTGGAACAAGATTATCAAATGGATGTAACGTAGGAGCACTTTATACACCAATAGCTAACCTTTCATTATCAGGTTGGATATTCCTTGTATTCCTAGTAGCAGGAGGAGTTTTAGGAAATATAGTTTATAAAAAGATTATGGGAAATAAGTGCTGCAAAGTAGAAGTTAATAATAAATAG
- a CDS encoding cytochrome c biogenesis protein/redoxin yields MENINFFIVFIEGILSIFSPCILPILPIYLSMLSNSSVEDIRDSNFKSGVLIRNTLFFTLGISTTFFILGSSISALSSFFNTNKNIIMILGGVIILFMGLFYLGVINLNILNREKRLNFKYKNMSPLSAFVLGFTFSFGWTPCIGPILASVLVMASSSKNLLMSNLLILVYTIGFILPFIIASLFYGKLFKKFDGIKKHMDLIKKISGIFIIIAGLIMLVGGIRNMNNEIKINNNPQINKSESVNKDSKNESNNKKQEEENKILPIDFTLYDQYGNKHTLSEYKGKTIFLNFWATWCPPCRGEMPYIDELYKEYNENKDDVVILGVASPNLGREGSEEHIKNFLKEENHVFPVVLDENGSMVYQYGINAFPSTFIINKEGYITKYIPGAMTKETMKTLIESER; encoded by the coding sequence GTGGAAAATATTAATTTCTTTATTGTTTTTATAGAGGGAATCTTATCAATTTTCTCGCCGTGTATATTGCCAATACTACCAATATACTTAAGTATGTTATCTAATAGTAGTGTAGAGGATATAAGGGATTCTAATTTCAAAAGTGGTGTTTTAATAAGAAACACATTATTCTTTACTTTAGGAATATCAACTACATTTTTTATATTAGGTTCATCAATAAGTGCTTTAAGCTCATTCTTTAATACTAATAAGAATATTATAATGATTTTAGGTGGAGTTATTATATTATTTATGGGCTTATTTTATTTAGGTGTAATAAACTTAAATATATTAAACAGAGAAAAAAGATTGAATTTTAAATATAAGAATATGTCACCATTATCAGCCTTTGTGTTAGGATTTACATTTAGTTTTGGATGGACACCATGTATAGGGCCTATATTAGCATCAGTGCTTGTAATGGCATCAAGTTCAAAAAATTTATTAATGTCTAACTTATTAATACTAGTTTATACAATTGGTTTTATATTACCATTTATAATAGCATCATTATTCTATGGTAAATTATTCAAAAAGTTCGATGGAATAAAGAAGCATATGGACTTAATTAAGAAGATTAGTGGAATTTTCATTATAATAGCTGGTTTAATAATGCTTGTAGGTGGAATAAGAAATATGAATAATGAGATAAAGATTAATAATAATCCTCAGATAAATAAGAGCGAAAGTGTAAATAAAGATAGTAAAAATGAAAGTAACAATAAGAAGCAAGAAGAGGAAAATAAAATTCTTCCAATAGATTTTACTTTATATGATCAATATGGAAATAAACATACTCTTAGTGAATATAAAGGAAAAACTATATTCTTAAATTTTTGGGCAACTTGGTGCCCTCCATGTAGAGGAGAAATGCCTTATATAGATGAGCTTTACAAAGAATACAATGAAAATAAAGATGATGTTGTAATCCTTGGAGTAGCTTCACCTAATTTAGGAAGAGAAGGTTCAGAGGAACATATAAAGAATTTCTTGAAAGAAGAAAATCATGTATTCCCAGTTGTACTTGATGAAAATGGATCTATGGTTTATCAATATGGAATAAATGCTTTTCCATCAACTTTCATTATAAATAAGGAAGGATATATAACTAAATATATTCCAGGTGCAATGACAAAGGAAACTATGAAAACTTTGATTGAAAGTGAAAGATAA
- the trxA gene encoding thioredoxin: protein MVKHINQDEFEKEVINEEGVVVVDFFATWCGPCKMLAPVLDEVQDEMKNVKIVKIDIDENSDKASEYGVKNIPTIKIFKNGEEITTNVGFVPKNLLKEMIEKTL, encoded by the coding sequence ATGGTAAAACATATAAATCAAGATGAATTTGAAAAGGAAGTAATAAATGAAGAAGGAGTAGTCGTTGTTGATTTCTTTGCAACTTGGTGTGGCCCTTGTAAAATGCTAGCACCAGTTTTGGATGAAGTACAAGATGAAATGAAGAATGTAAAAATAGTTAAAATAGATATAGATGAAAATTCGGATAAGGCTTCTGAATATGGAGTTAAAAATATACCAACAATAAAAATATTTAAAAATGGAGAAGAGATTACTACAAATGTAGGATTTGTACCTAAAAATTTATTAAAAGAGATGATAGAAAAAACATTATAA
- a CDS encoding LysR family transcriptional regulator produces the protein MNLTYLRSFYTTVKCNSISKAAKQLHLTQPGVSMQIQKLENDINFKLLNRSNTGVSLTSAGEIIFEFAESMLSIEDNLQKKLDELKNINSKLIISCCKSLGEHVMPCSIYTFKEIHYKTDISMEIDNTSDILKKLTNHETNIGIIQGKPSDCKNLELIPLMADNLVLVGGRNTSFKSVNVEELYKLPLITREDGSANKLLVESSLKKNKINIDNLNFVLSLNSPQSIKSSVSFGQGYSFLPAISLNHELRSGELKKIDINDLTLPFQYYIALRKNYKLDYYEQKFVDFLTSKKRCFCY, from the coding sequence ATGAATTTAACTTATCTTAGATCTTTCTATACAACAGTTAAGTGTAATAGTATTTCTAAAGCTGCGAAACAATTGCATTTAACTCAGCCAGGAGTTAGTATGCAAATTCAAAAACTTGAAAATGATATAAATTTTAAACTTTTAAATAGAAGTAATACAGGAGTAAGTTTAACAAGTGCTGGTGAAATAATCTTTGAATTTGCTGAATCAATGTTATCCATAGAAGATAACTTACAAAAAAAATTAGATGAATTAAAAAATATTAATTCAAAACTTATTATTTCTTGTTGTAAAAGTTTAGGTGAGCATGTAATGCCTTGCAGTATATATACATTTAAAGAAATTCATTATAAGACTGATATCTCTATGGAAATAGATAATACCTCAGATATATTAAAAAAATTAACTAATCATGAAACAAATATAGGCATTATTCAAGGTAAACCTAGTGATTGTAAAAACTTAGAACTTATTCCATTGATGGCTGATAATCTAGTTTTAGTTGGTGGTAGAAATACTTCATTTAAATCAGTAAATGTTGAAGAACTTTATAAACTTCCTTTAATAACAAGAGAAGATGGATCAGCTAATAAATTATTAGTAGAATCAAGCTTAAAGAAAAATAAAATTAATATAGATAATCTTAATTTTGTTTTATCACTTAATTCTCCTCAATCAATAAAATCTTCTGTATCTTTTGGACAAGGATATTCATTTTTACCTGCAATTTCTTTAAACCATGAATTGAGAAGTGGTGAATTAAAGAAAATCGATATAAATGATTTAACACTTCCTTTCCAATACTATATTGCACTTAGAAAAAACTATAAATTAGATTATTATGAACAAAAATTTGTAGATTTTCTAACCTCAAAAAAAAGATGCTTTTGCTATTAA
- a CDS encoding APC family permease: MKEIKLSRIDIFSIVLGAIIGWGSFMLPGTKFLKESGVINTFLGLFLGVICIIIIEKNYLIMMQTHDEEGGEFSFTYNNLGKKHGFIVGWFLTLAYFTMIPLNATAFPLVIKKIFGGILEFGYLYNVAGYNIYLGEILTSSIIIIAFAALNLNGIKKTSKVQNLIIFSLISMTFIVLVGMIIKGNRIDFINTYINKYSFDLSQIIKVFAITPFAFIGFDAIPQLSKELNFSKKKASRVAVISLVMGALIYNILNIITALAYSPEQASSLEWAAGSAVLSTLGKGAFFLLIIALTAAVWSGINGFMICSSKLLGSIANYKMLPSKMGKINKNGVFSNAIIFITIVSLIAPWFGRQAIIWIVDMSSLGASVAYFYVSFIVLKESKNTKDKILAGIGVVISIIFMLLLILPISPAALSKESLIALIVWCIIGFIAYYKIQKDNIEA; encoded by the coding sequence ATGAAAGAAATTAAACTAAGTAGAATAGATATATTTTCTATAGTTTTGGGAGCCATAATTGGATGGGGATCATTTATGCTACCTGGAACTAAATTTTTAAAGGAGTCTGGGGTAATAAATACTTTCTTAGGTCTCTTTTTAGGGGTAATATGTATAATTATTATTGAAAAAAACTATTTAATAATGATGCAAACTCACGATGAAGAGGGAGGAGAGTTCTCTTTTACTTATAATAATTTAGGAAAAAAACATGGATTTATTGTTGGATGGTTTTTAACTTTGGCTTATTTTACAATGATTCCATTAAATGCAACTGCATTTCCACTTGTAATCAAGAAGATATTTGGTGGGATTTTAGAATTTGGTTATTTATATAATGTAGCTGGATATAATATTTATCTAGGAGAAATATTAACATCAAGTATAATAATAATTGCTTTTGCAGCATTAAATTTAAATGGAATAAAGAAAACAAGTAAAGTTCAGAACTTAATAATTTTTAGCTTAATATCAATGACTTTTATTGTTTTAGTTGGCATGATAATTAAGGGAAACAGGATAGATTTTATTAATACATATATTAATAAATATTCTTTTGATTTAAGTCAAATAATAAAAGTATTTGCCATAACACCTTTTGCTTTTATAGGCTTTGATGCTATTCCACAATTAAGTAAAGAGTTAAACTTTTCTAAGAAAAAGGCATCAAGGGTAGCAGTGATTTCCTTAGTTATGGGTGCATTAATTTATAATATATTAAATATTATAACTGCCTTAGCGTATTCACCAGAACAAGCAAGTTCTTTAGAATGGGCAGCAGGAAGTGCTGTATTGAGTACTTTAGGCAAAGGGGCCTTCTTTTTACTTATAATAGCTTTAACTGCCGCTGTATGGAGTGGAATAAATGGATTTATGATTTGTAGTTCTAAATTATTAGGGTCTATAGCAAATTATAAAATGCTTCCTTCTAAGATGGGAAAGATAAATAAAAATGGCGTCTTTAGCAATGCTATAATTTTCATAACTATAGTAAGTTTAATAGCCCCTTGGTTTGGGAGACAAGCAATAATTTGGATTGTAGATATGTCCTCTTTAGGAGCATCAGTTGCATATTTTTATGTTTCCTTTATAGTTTTAAAAGAATCTAAAAACACTAAAGATAAAATTTTAGCAGGAATAGGAGTGGTAATAAGTATAATTTTTATGCTTTTATTAATTTTACCTATTTCACCAGCAGCCTTGTCTAAAGAATCTTTAATAGCTTTAATAGTATGGTGTATAATAGGTTTTATTGCATACTATAAAATTCAAAAGGATAATATAGAAGCATAA
- a CDS encoding CD3324 family protein codes for MKYVKAQDVLPEEIIEILQKYVDGKYLYIPRKNENQKAWGENSGIRKSLNARNTEIFKKYKDGTSINTLAKEYFLSEKSIRRIISDKKKLCS; via the coding sequence ATGAAATATGTAAAAGCACAAGATGTGTTACCAGAGGAAATCATTGAAATATTACAAAAATATGTGGATGGAAAATATCTTTATATTCCAAGAAAGAATGAAAATCAAAAGGCTTGGGGTGAAAACAGTGGAATAAGAAAAAGCCTTAATGCTAGAAACACTGAAATATTCAAAAAATATAAAGACGGAACCTCCATAAATACTCTTGCAAAAGAGTACTTTCTTTCTGAGAAAAGTATAAGAAGAATTATAAGTGATAAAAAGAAACTATGCTCATAA
- a CDS encoding alpha/beta hydrolase fold domain-containing protein has translation MDKNLKNFNGIKGTEENLTGIAKVNFNTEQGVRNLVLWGKEVDENSYLSLRILKRLHKYYGTDNSEIKFEKVLSDRFDEEVFNKNNANLILVVNSINDLIRLESNKLKEDYEILNLIIKRFVRVIEIAHKNRARIIFTTIPPFSGENKSLEYVRNEINSWIRNSTFLDGYLDLDKIVEKRLDVSKDKKEINYDKELEEYMVENIFLDYIVERLKPFELDHMSQSDLIKAMNENSRFINEDGIDILVKPIPDPVEETRIDRRIKYFYEYKRPKRSGNPYVFAGEAVGDMRDNMGLLNLNLCKSNILMSKENINGVNCRVYKKEGLKENLPCIVYIHGGAFIGGSLDVSENPCKLIAEGINGVVISVDYSLAPENPYPLGLNDCRKVVEYIEENNFLYGIDKNKIGIVGESAGANLATIVANENSNIKFQGLVYPVVTFVEKNPFFNWDIDLYENPYKEEKIYNFINSLRNCEDLVQKLYIQRELDPRREDLSPIFNKNLSKAKKTLIVVSEYDYLRVQGEAYGKLIHKAGVETKIIRYEGVNHAFLDNLGIYPQAEDTINEIIKEFLDAVGNKNSFKL, from the coding sequence ATGGACAAAAATTTAAAGAATTTTAATGGGATTAAAGGAACAGAGGAAAACTTAACTGGAATAGCTAAAGTAAATTTTAATACTGAACAAGGAGTTAGAAACCTAGTACTTTGGGGAAAAGAAGTAGATGAAAATTCTTATTTATCTCTAAGAATTTTAAAAAGATTGCATAAATATTATGGCACTGATAATTCAGAAATAAAATTTGAAAAAGTATTATCTGATAGATTTGATGAAGAGGTTTTCAATAAGAATAATGCTAATTTAATTTTAGTTGTAAATAGTATTAATGACTTAATTAGGTTAGAGAGCAATAAATTAAAAGAAGATTATGAAATTTTAAATCTAATTATAAAAAGATTTGTAAGAGTAATAGAGATTGCTCATAAAAATAGGGCTAGAATTATATTTACAACAATACCTCCATTTAGTGGTGAAAATAAAAGTTTAGAGTATGTAAGAAATGAGATAAACTCTTGGATTAGAAATAGTACATTTTTAGATGGATATTTAGATTTAGACAAAATTGTTGAAAAGAGACTAGATGTTTCTAAAGATAAGAAAGAGATTAATTATGATAAAGAATTAGAAGAATATATGGTAGAAAATATTTTTTTAGATTATATTGTAGAAAGACTTAAACCTTTTGAGCTTGACCACATGAGCCAAAGTGATTTAATAAAAGCCATGAATGAGAATTCAAGGTTTATTAATGAAGATGGTATTGATATTTTAGTTAAGCCAATACCAGATCCAGTTGAAGAGACAAGAATAGATAGAAGAATTAAATATTTTTATGAGTACAAAAGACCTAAAAGATCAGGAAATCCTTATGTATTTGCAGGGGAAGCAGTTGGAGATATGAGAGATAATATGGGATTATTAAATTTAAATCTCTGCAAAAGTAATATATTGATGAGTAAAGAAAATATAAATGGAGTTAATTGCAGAGTTTATAAGAAAGAAGGATTAAAAGAAAATTTACCATGTATAGTTTATATACATGGAGGTGCTTTTATTGGGGGAAGCTTAGATGTTTCTGAAAATCCCTGTAAACTTATAGCTGAGGGGATTAATGGAGTTGTAATAAGTGTTGATTATTCTTTAGCACCAGAAAATCCATATCCTCTAGGATTAAATGATTGTAGAAAAGTTGTTGAATATATTGAAGAAAATAATTTTTTATATGGAATAGATAAAAATAAAATAGGAATAGTAGGGGAGAGTGCAGGGGCTAATTTAGCAACAATTGTGGCTAATGAAAATTCAAATATAAAGTTTCAAGGGCTTGTATATCCTGTAGTTACTTTTGTAGAGAAAAATCCATTTTTTAATTGGGATATAGATTTATATGAGAATCCATATAAGGAAGAAAAAATATATAATTTTATTAATTCTTTGAGAAATTGTGAGGATTTAGTGCAAAAGCTTTACATACAAAGAGAGTTAGATCCTAGAAGAGAAGACTTATCACCAATATTTAATAAAAACCTTTCAAAGGCTAAAAAAACATTAATTGTAGTTTCTGAATACGATTATTTAAGAGTACAGGGAGAAGCTTATGGTAAGCTTATTCATAAAGCAGGAGTAGAAACAAAAATAATAAGATATGAAGGGGTAAACCATGCATTTTTAGATAACCTTGGCATATATCCTCAAGCAGAAGATACAATAAATGAAATTATAAAAGAGTTTTTAGATGCTGTAGGCAATAAAAACTCTTTTAAGTTGTAA
- a CDS encoding FAD-dependent oxidoreductase has product MSKKIVIVGGVAGGASTAARLRRLDENNQIIMFERGPHVSFSNCCLPYYLSGKVENHEDLVLMTPEKFYSQYRIDARVYTEVVSINRKAKEVTVRNVVSGQEYTESYDKLVLSPGAKAIVPPIKGIEDVNVFTVRNVVDIAKLDSFIKDNNSKNISVIGGGFIGVEVAENLHEAGYNVTLIEAMDQIMKPFDYDMVQVLHKEMYDKGVNLIVGDKVSSFESGKVVLESGKKINSDAVVMAIGVAPETDLAREAGLEIGQTGAIKVNQNYLTNDKDIYAVGDAVEVYNSLTNSISRLPLAGPAQKQARAVADHIHGRPSRNSGYIGSSCVQIFDYNGASTGLTEGQIKAMNLSLNYDVVRVIPQDKVGLMPGSEPLHFKLIFEVPTGRILGAQAIGKGNADKRVDIIATLIKMGGTVEDLKDLELCYAPPFGTAKDVVNHAALVASNLLEGTFKQVYVHEVRDLVESGACIIDVREVSEYEAGHIKGAKNLPLSEIRDRLDEIPTDRPVYLHCRSAQRSYNACLALQHLGFDNIYNVSGGFMGISFYEYYNDKVQDREPIVTEYNFN; this is encoded by the coding sequence ATGAGTAAAAAGATAGTTATTGTTGGAGGAGTAGCAGGTGGAGCTTCAACAGCAGCAAGACTTAGAAGATTAGATGAAAACAATCAAATAATAATGTTTGAAAGAGGGCCTCACGTATCCTTTTCAAACTGTTGTCTACCATACTATTTAAGTGGAAAAGTTGAAAATCATGAAGATTTAGTTCTTATGACTCCTGAAAAATTTTATAGCCAATATAGAATTGATGCGAGAGTTTATACAGAAGTAGTATCAATTAATAGAAAAGCTAAAGAAGTAACAGTAAGAAATGTAGTAAGTGGACAAGAATATACTGAAAGCTATGATAAGCTAGTTCTTTCACCAGGAGCAAAGGCTATAGTACCACCAATAAAAGGAATTGAAGATGTTAATGTGTTTACAGTGAGAAATGTTGTGGATATAGCAAAATTAGATTCTTTTATAAAGGATAATAATAGTAAGAACATATCAGTAATAGGTGGAGGATTTATAGGAGTTGAAGTTGCAGAGAATTTACATGAAGCTGGATATAACGTAACTTTAATAGAAGCAATGGATCAAATAATGAAGCCATTTGATTATGATATGGTTCAAGTTTTACATAAAGAAATGTATGATAAGGGCGTAAATTTAATAGTTGGAGATAAAGTAAGCTCTTTTGAAAGTGGAAAAGTAGTATTAGAATCAGGAAAGAAAATAAATTCAGATGCAGTTGTTATGGCTATAGGAGTTGCACCTGAAACAGATTTAGCTAGGGAAGCTGGTTTAGAAATTGGACAAACTGGAGCAATAAAAGTTAACCAAAATTATTTAACTAATGATAAGGATATCTATGCAGTTGGAGATGCTGTGGAAGTTTATAATTCATTAACAAACTCAATATCTAGATTACCATTAGCGGGACCCGCACAAAAACAAGCGAGAGCAGTAGCAGATCATATACATGGAAGACCATCAAGAAATAGTGGATATATAGGTTCATCCTGTGTTCAAATATTTGATTATAATGGAGCTTCAACAGGCTTAACAGAAGGTCAAATAAAAGCTATGAATTTAAGCTTAAACTATGATGTTGTAAGGGTTATACCTCAAGACAAGGTAGGATTAATGCCAGGAAGTGAGCCATTACATTTTAAATTAATATTTGAAGTTCCAACAGGAAGAATTTTAGGAGCACAAGCAATTGGTAAAGGAAATGCAGATAAGAGAGTTGATATAATAGCTACCTTAATAAAAATGGGTGGAACTGTAGAAGATTTAAAAGATTTAGAGCTTTGTTATGCCCCTCCTTTCGGAACAGCTAAGGATGTAGTAAATCATGCTGCATTAGTTGCATCAAATCTTTTAGAAGGAACATTTAAACAAGTTTATGTACATGAGGTAAGGGATTTAGTTGAAAGTGGAGCATGTATAATAGACGTTAGAGAAGTAAGTGAATATGAAGCAGGACATATAAAAGGAGCCAAAAATCTTCCTTTAAGTGAAATAAGAGATAGATTAGATGAAATACCAACTGATAGACCAGTTTATTTACATTGTAGAAGTGCTCAAAGAAGTTATAATGCATGTTTAGCATTACAACATTTAGGATTTGATAACATTTATAATGTATCAGGTGGATTCATGGGAATAAGCTTCTATGAATACTATAATGATAAAGTTCAAGATAGAGAGCCTATAGTTACAGAATATAATTTTAATTAG
- a CDS encoding FusB/FusC family EF-G-binding protein translates to MKPFIKKEDFNFIKKCITDLHGTLRNCTDPNIIETNKAYINEKILSRFSELSNEEKELIDINKITDPLHIDKYLEDLNEYVYGMTAIKSNTITKLFRKEKKLKIPNLDFESSKKVYLGWIDEGSRKLFIAYNLNGKLTGMACKIPSYNSSNNHICTLCNHIGNDTEVAFVSALCKTSNPEQGTYRSIGFDICLDSEKCNERITSTDKLEKLLKDVNNIKK, encoded by the coding sequence ATGAAACCTTTTATAAAAAAAGAAGATTTTAATTTTATAAAAAAATGCATCACTGATTTACATGGTACTCTAAGAAACTGTACTGACCCTAATATTATAGAAACAAATAAAGCATATATAAATGAAAAAATATTAAGTAGATTTTCAGAATTATCTAATGAAGAAAAAGAATTAATTGATATTAATAAAATAACTGATCCACTACATATTGATAAATATTTAGAGGATTTAAATGAATATGTCTATGGAATGACTGCTATTAAAAGCAATACAATTACTAAATTATTTAGAAAAGAAAAAAAATTAAAAATTCCTAATTTAGACTTTGAAAGCTCAAAAAAAGTTTACTTAGGATGGATTGATGAGGGAAGTAGAAAATTATTTATAGCATATAACTTAAATGGTAAGCTTACTGGTATGGCATGTAAAATACCAAGCTATAATTCAAGCAATAATCACATTTGTACTCTTTGTAACCATATTGGAAATGATACTGAAGTAGCATTTGTTTCAGCACTCTGCAAAACTTCTAATCCAGAGCAAGGAACTTATAGATCAATAGGTTTTGATATTTGTCTAGACAGTGAAAAATGTAATGAAAGAATTACTTCAACTGATAAGCTTGAAAAACTTTTGAAAGATGTTAATAATATTAAGAAATAA
- a CDS encoding winged helix-turn-helix transcriptional regulator: MYKVENDTYECPVEALSNILGRKWVAEIIWGIKDNKVRFGELQRLLKGCSKKMLSQQLELLMENNIIINDKKTINNIVESTYYLSESGMLLLPILEKMISWGNINLSCEG; encoded by the coding sequence ATGTATAAAGTAGAGAATGATACTTATGAGTGTCCAGTTGAAGCCTTATCAAATATTTTAGGAAGAAAGTGGGTTGCTGAGATAATATGGGGAATTAAAGATAATAAGGTTAGGTTTGGAGAATTACAAAGATTATTAAAGGGATGTAGCAAAAAAATGCTAAGTCAACAATTAGAATTATTAATGGAAAATAACATAATAATTAATGATAAAAAAACTATAAATAATATAGTTGAATCAACTTATTATTTAAGTGAATCTGGGATGTTGTTATTACCTATTTTAGAGAAGATGATATCTTGGGGAAACATAAATTTATCCTGTGAGGGATAA
- a CDS encoding TetR/AcrR family transcriptional regulator: MAGVSGNRRTLYTKKVIKESLIELLKTREIHQVTVTDICKKADINRGTFYTHYKDAFDLFQSMEDELFHQILKYIKEIPIEEYNSLLLLKVLKLIKENKDLCKVLFCNQRDSSILNRILNIADQIDVMKLFNNHNLINKTIANYYMRYSVGGCISIIETWLENDLPESPEELVQIINGINQMSS; this comes from the coding sequence ATGGCTGGTGTTAGCGGAAATCGTAGAACTTTATATACTAAGAAAGTTATTAAGGAAAGCTTAATAGAACTTCTTAAAACTAGAGAAATTCATCAAGTTACTGTTACTGATATTTGTAAAAAAGCTGATATTAATAGGGGAACATTTTATACTCACTATAAAGATGCCTTTGACTTGTTTCAATCTATGGAAGACGAGTTATTCCATCAAATTTTAAAATATATAAAAGAAATTCCCATAGAAGAATATAATAGTTTACTACTTCTTAAGGTACTTAAATTAATTAAGGAAAATAAAGATTTGTGTAAAGTTCTATTTTGCAATCAGAGAGATAGTAGTATATTAAATCGTATTTTAAATATTGCAGATCAAATAGATGTAATGAAGCTATTTAATAATCATAATTTAATAAATAAAACCATTGCTAATTACTATATGAGATATTCTGTTGGAGGGTGTATTTCAATCATTGAAACCTGGTTAGAAAATGATCTTCCTGAATCTCCAGAGGAACTTGTCCAAATAATTAATGGTATAAATCAAATGAGTAGCTAA